A genomic segment from Spinacia oleracea cultivar Varoflay chromosome 3, BTI_SOV_V1, whole genome shotgun sequence encodes:
- the LOC110797150 gene encoding uncharacterized protein translates to MNMNGEKPQTSEGGFVIEESILPKVGEGRFKEEYKKREKYINVAQNADIREISAQKNDSATESYIHGVIKKQGWHDSLSCVTCNSYITKRVTSHGRAISSEPEFAQFHVKRVINEQEIHDLCCSSCNSYFAKRIILQRRDISPYEEAIIPQPGQIIVQMPDVIDTLESPTPEVSRLDIIKAVVYGGLLQSITSLCVVVSAAGGDASTLNIVALALANVLGGLIVLAHNLRGLKQEQNTDHYEQQLGRPGHFLLHATITIISYLVFGLMSPIIYGFSFYKSDNKYLKLATLAAVSLVSITLLSTGKAYVQRPPKAYMKTVFSYIGLGIMVAGPGYLAGDLANMLLKKLAVFDSVSSSSSMALVEGTLVKGAWSSYLLRVRSKNKSKQTQLFNSASMENTTINNIIIVTNGENPKIIEGANEQETNSEEQGVAQIGDTNGFTVHQIGIGAYKEIDIESDASTFKGPETSVGIQVVMDDTSNVDNAALSEMHNGDNIVIKTLVINVQNIQNQVVVTEQTQEVEPEIVENAIKKLIQNQETHDLFCRNCKSCVTKRVILKRSLKHGDVIVPIPDETHVDTGPDIMKAIVYGGLWECITSLSVISSAAGVDATTLNIVALGLANVFGGLVLLLRNLRLLKHEQATASYEDQLGRPGHFLLHAVVTVISYLIFGLISPIIYGFAFRKSDNKDYKLGIVAAASLVCIIFLSIVKANVQRPKKPYIQTILSYISVGFMISGAGYVAGYLINMLLKKLGIFDPRAPVTMYVPEAVAMEVAWSSY, encoded by the exons ATGAATATGAATGGTGAAAAACCTCAGACTTCTGAGGGTGGATTTGTTATCGAAGAATCCATCCTTCCAAAAGTCGGGGAAGGAAGATTTAAGGAGGAGTacaagaagagagagaaatacaTCAATGTAGCTCAAAATGCAG ATATCAGAGAAATCTCAGCTCAGAAAAATGATTCAGCAACAGAATCTTATATACATGGGGTGATAAAGAAGCAGGGATGGCATGATTCTTTGAGTTGTGTCACATGTAACTCATACATTACGAAAAGGGTCACTTCACATGGTAGAGCTATTTCCAGTGAACCTGAATTCGCGCAATTTCATGTGAAGAGGGTGATAAATGAGCAGGAAATTCATGATCTGTGTTGTTCTAGTTGTAACTCATATTTTGCCAAAAGAATCATTCTACAAAGAAGAGATATTTCTCCTTATGAAGAGGCTATCATTCCACAACCAG GACAAATTATTGTACAAATGCCTGATGTTATAGATACACTTGAATCTCCTACACCAGAAGTATCGCGGTTAGACATAATTAAAGCTGTTGTTTATGGTGGCCTCCTTCAATCCATCACCAGCTTATGTGTGGTAGTTTCTGCAGCAGGTGGAGATGCTTCAACAT TGAATATAGTAGCTTTGGCACTCGCAAACGTTCTTGGAGGACTAATTGTTCTAGCTCATAAT CTTAGAGGGCTGAAACAGGAGCAGAACACAGACCATTATGAACAACAACTTGGTAGACCAGGGCACTTTCTTCTCCATGCAACAATCACCATCATATCCTACCTTGTATTCGGCCTGATGTCTCCAATTATCTACGGGTTTTCCTTCTACAAGAGTGATAACAAGTACCTGAAGTTGGCAACACTTGCAGCTGTTTCACTAGTCTCCATTACACTGCTTTCAACGGGAAAGGCGTATGTTCAAAGGCCTCCAAAGGCGTACATGAAAACCGTCTTCTCCTACATTGGTCTTGGTATTATGGTTGCTGGACCTGGATATTTAGCAGGTGATTTAGCAAACATGCTTCTTAAGAAGCTTGCAGTGTTTGATTCGGTGTCTTCTAGTAGTAGTATGGCTCTGGTTGAAGGGACATTGGTGAAGGGGGCATGGTCATCTTAT TTGCTCAGAGTTCGCAGCAAGAACAAGAGCAAACAAACCCAACTCTTCAACTCTGCAAGTATGGAAAAtactactattaataatattatcATTGTTACAAATGGTGAAAACCCCAAAATTATTGAGGGTGCTAATGAACAGGAGACCAACTCTGAAGAACAAGGTGTAGCACAAATTGGAG ACACCAATGGATTTACTGTTCATCAAATTGGGATTGGTGCTTATAAGGAAATCGATATCGAATCAGATGCTTCTACTTTTAAGGGTCCAGAAACTTCTGTTGGCATCCAAGTTGTAATGGATGATACCTCAAATGTTGACAATGCCGCGTTATCTGAGATGCATAATGGTGATAACATAGTGATCAAAACCCTGGTTATAAATGTTcagaatattcaaaatcaaGTAGTTGTAACAGAACAGACTCAAGAAGTGGAACCAGAGATAGTTGAAAATGCTATTAAGAAGCTGATACAAAATCAGGAAACACACGACTTGTTTTGTCGTAATTGTAAGTCATGTGTTACCAAAAGAGTCATTCTCAAAAGAAGCTTGAAACATG GAGATGTGATCGTGCCAATTCCTGATGAAACTCATGTTGATACTGGACCTGATATAATGAAAGCCATTGTCTATGGTGGTCTCTGGGAATGCATCACTAGCCTAAGTGTCATAAGTTCTGCAGCAGGTGTAGATGCCACCACGT TGAATATTGTAGCTTTGGGACTTGCAAACGTCTTTGGAGGACTTGTTCTTCTTCTTCGTAAT CTTAGGTTACTGAAACATGAGCAAGCAACGGCGAGTTATGAAGATCAACTGGGGAGGCCAGGGCACTTTCTGCTGCATGCAGTTGTTACCGTAATATCCTACCTTATATTCGGCCTTATATCTCCTATCATCTACGGCTTTGCCTTTCGCAAGAGTGACAACAAGGACTACAAACTCGGGATAGTTGCAGCTGCTTCGCTGGTGTGCATCATTTTTCTGTCTATTGTAAAGGCAAACGTCCAAAGGCCTAAAAAGCCATACATACAAACTATACTGTCTTACATCAGTGTGGGATTCATGATATCAGGGGCTGGATATGTTGCTGGTTATCTCATAAACATGTTACTCAAGAAGCTTGGTATATTTGACCCTAGGGCTCCCGTTACTATGTATGTGCCTGAAGCAGTAGCCATGGAGGTGGCCTGGTCAtcttattga
- the LOC110798026 gene encoding sphingoid long-chain bases kinase 1, with the protein MQNTGVVPKNPSLRVTTQQSARRLSFCSQIATGQHCSPVVFPEKRSKGKASRRNEVIDTNNDPQTAKRDDHRIDIGDEQSDLLGYDVFSGKLVWDKRKTKKSTDAQTSTESTNQGAADAKLTSKALVWGSYTLFLEDVISVSYNSGLRHFTVHSYPIKNPALVLSCFMKTRRCRKDYRFLASNPDEALQWVNAFADQQCYINCLPHPLVSSKKQPSESAPSDIFFEPFEPYIKCKSPPRMLVILNPRSGRGRSSKVFHGTVEPIFKLAGFKLEVVKTTCAGHAKKLASTVDFSTCPDGIVCVGGDGIVNEVLNGLLSRNDQKEAISIPIGIIPAGSDNSLVWTVLGVRDPVSAAISIVKGGLTATDVFAVEWIQSGVIHFGTTVTYFGFVSDVLELSEKYQKRFGPLRYFVAGVLKFLCLPKYNFEIEYLPASTGSPEDGKLLADREVVDMSDLYTDVMRRSNADRFPRASSLSSIDSIMSPSRMSGVDMETTGSSTRASTEPSDYVRGLDPKTKRLSSGKRNDAAEPEVIHPQLPLSTTPNWPRTRSKSRTDKGWAGMTTTHDATRSSWGNTGPDKEDISSTMSDPGPIWDSEPKWDSEPNWNEEHRIELPGPPPEEDEEERKTDVTSRFEDKWVVKKGHFLGVLVCNHSCKTVQSLSSQVVAPNAEPDDNTLDLLLVHGSGRLRLLRFFLRLQFGSHLSLPYVEYVKVKSVKIKPGKHSHEGCGIDGELFPVHEQVITSLLPEQCRLIGRPPSRQI; encoded by the exons ATGCAGAATACTGGAGTTGTCCCAAAGAATCCTTCTTTAAGAGTGACAACCCAGCAGTCTGCCCGTCGCTTGAGCTTCTGTTCGCAAATAGCCACTGGGCAGCACTGCTCTCCAGTTGTATTTCCCGAAAAACGTAGCAAAGGGAAGGCTTCACGCCGTAACGAAGTCATTGATACTAACAATGATCCACAAACAGCAAAGAGGGATGATCACAGAATTGACATAGGGGATGAACAATCTGACTTGTTAGGATATGATGTATTTTCTGGAAAGTTAGTTTGGGATAAGCGGAAGACTAAGAAAAGTACTGACGCACAGACATCAACAGAATCGACAAACCAGGGAGCTGCTGATGCCAAACTTACTAGCAAGGCTCTGGTTTGGGGATCATATACATTGTTCTTAGAAGATGTGATTTCG GTATCATATAATTCTGGTCTTAGGCATTTTACTGTACACTCATATCCAATTAAGAACCCTGCACTTGTCCTCTCTTGCTTTATGAAAACTCGAAGATGTCGAAAAGATTACCGTTTTTTGGCTTCTAACCCAGATGAGGCGCTTCAATGGGTTAATGCCTTCGCAGATCAACAGTGTTATATTAATTGTTTGCCGCATCCACTCGTATCATCAAAGAAACAACCTTCAGAGTCTGCACCAAGTGATATATTTTTCGAACCATTTGAACCATACATCAAATGTAAGAGTCCGCCCAGAATGCTCGTAATATTGAACCCACGGTCTGGACGCGGCCGGTCTAGTAAAGTATTTCATGGAACGGTGGAGCCCATATTTAAG CTCGCAGGTTTTAAGCTGGAGGTTGTCAAAACAACTTGCGCTGGACATGCTAAGAAACTTGCCTCCACCGTTGACTTCAGCACATGTCCTGATG GGATTGTTTGTGTTGGAGGTGATGGAATTGTTAATGAG GTTTTAAATGGTCTACTCAGCAGGAATGATCAGAAAGAGGCCATTTCCATCCCAATTGGAATTATTCCGGCTGGTTCTGATAATTCTCTAGTTTGGACTGTTTTGGGGGTTAGAGATCCTGTTTCTGCTGCAATATCAATCGTTAAG GGAGGCCTTACAGCAACCGACGTGTTCGCAGTAGAATGGATTCAAAGTGGAGTTATTCACTTCGGGACGACTGTCACCTATTTCGGTTTTGTCAGTGATG TGCTGGAGCTCTCTGAGAAATATCAAAAGCGCTTTGGTCCACTGCGTTATTTTGTTGCCGGCGTTCTGAAGTTTTTATGCTTGCCAAAGTATAACTTCGAAATAGAATACCTTCCAGCATCAACAGGGTCACCAGAGGATGGAAAATTACTAGCTGATAGAGAAGTGGTTGATATGTCTGATCTGTACACTGACGTTATGAGGAGATCTAATGCAGATCGCTTTCCAAGAGCTTCCAGTTTGTCTAGTATCGATTCAATAATGAGCCCTAGTAGAATGTCAGGCGTGGATATGGAAACTACTGGCAGTAGCACACGTGCCAGCACTGAGCCGTCTGATTATGTGCGTGGCTTAGATCCTAAAACAAAACGCCTCTCTTCTGGGAAGAGGAATGATGCGGCAGAACCTGAAGTAATCCACCCCCAACTTCCACTTTCAACTACCCCGAACTGGCCAAGGACCAGGTCTAAGTCACGGACAGACAAGGGATGGGCTGGAATGACTACAACACACGATGCTACAAGAAGCTCTTGGGGAAATACGGGACCGGATAAGGAAGATATTTCTTCCACAATGTCTGACCCAGGTCCAATCTGGGATTCTGAGCCAAAGTGGGACTCTGAGCCTAACTGGAATGAAGAACATCGCATTGAACTGCCCGGACCACCGCCCgaggaagatgaagaggaaaGAAAGACCGATGTTACTTCTAGGTTTGAAGATAAATGGGTGGTTAAGAAGGGACACTTTCTTGGTGTTTTAGTATGCAATCATTCATGTAAAACTGTTCAAAGTTTGAGCTCTCAGGTGGTGGCACCAAATGCTGAACCTGATGACAATACCTTGGATCTATTACTGGTCCATGGAAGTGGTAGGCTCAGGCTGCTGAGATTCTTCTTACGTTTACAATTTGGAAGTCATCTGTCCCTGCCCTATGTTGAGTATGTGAAG GTGAAATCAGTCAAGATCAAACCAGGAAAGCATTCACATGAAGGATGCGGGATTGATGGGGAACTATTCCCGGTCCATGAACAAGTCATAACTTCTTTGCTCCCCGAACAATGCCGGCTTATTGGTCGACCACCCAGTCGACAGATATGA